The sequence below is a genomic window from Candidatus Binataceae bacterium.
CAAGTAGCTGGTGACTGAGGAAACCCCCGGCTGCGTCGAGTCGGCGCAATTGATATACGAGCCGCCGCCGTAGCCGTCCTGCGTGTAATAGTTATTGGTGCCAGCCTGCGGATCAGGGTTCTCGATCTGGTTGGCCGGCGGGGTGGCGGGATTGCCGTTGCTGTCTGCGTAAAAGACCCCCTGGCCGTAGCCGATCGCGAGGTGATTGGCGCCGGTGCCGCCCTCAATCGCCTGATGATAGTTGTCGCTCAGTGCGTACTGATGAGCCAGGGTATCGAAATAGCTCTCATCGCCAGCCGCGACGTTGTAGAAGCCCATCGCGATCGAGCCTTCGTTGGTGGTCTCGTCGGTAAACGGCACCGGCTGCGGATTGCCGTTGCTGCCGGCGCCGATCGTATCCTCGACCCAAGGGAACAAATCTTCCTGGCAGCCACTGGGGTTAGCCGCCGTCGCTTTGGTGATATCGCAGTCGAGCTGCTGCCACATCTGGAAGAAGCGATGGACCGGGCTGCCCGCGTAATCGTCATACGTAATGAAGTGCGTTATATCGAATGGTCCGTTCGGCAGGTCCTGCGGCGACGCGCCGAAACGGGTATCGATCGAGTGGCTTGGGAGGCCGCTGCCGCCCGTGGTCAATTCCACGTAATCGGCTAATTGGAGCGCGGGTTCGACGGCTTCCGCCGCAGCGACCGTGCTGAACAATGGAGCGGTCGGCGTGCCGTCGGTATTGACGTCGGGCAGGACGCTGTACACCGAGGTCTTGGCCGGGTTGATCGAATACGTGGTGGTGTCGCTCGCCTGCCATTGCTGCGCGAGGCTGAAATTGGGGCCGGGTGAACCGTCCGCGTTCACGATACCTTTGGAGAGCAGATTCGAGACCGTCTGGCCGGCCTTCGGCACGAAGGTGCCGAAAACATGATCAAACGTGCGGTTCTCCCCGATAATCAGCACGACGTGCTTGATTGGCGTGGTGGTGGTGACCGCTTCGGGATTCGCGGGTTTGTCCGCCGAACCGGCATGCGCAGCGCCGGCGGCGAATACGGCCATCGAGGCGCTTGCTGACGCAAGCGCTATCCATAGCCAACTCCTGGTTTTCCTATGCTCCATCGCTGTCCTCCTCCTGTAATTGGGACCCCGCCATAGGTAGCCGAGGAAGGTTGCGCAACGGTGAACGTCGCGCGGACAGTCGGCGAACATTTGGTTGCAGGGGAGTTTCTGCAAGGTTGATTCTGCGTAACCGGCGAGCCGATTGTCTGACCGCACGTCCCGCCGATAGACTCGATCCATAAATGGCGCGCGAAAAAGCCCAACGGCCGTCCGCCGACGGCTACGATCTCATCGTCGATAACCGCAAGGCGCGGCACGACTTCTTTATCGAGGAAGCGCTCGAGGCCGGGATGGCGCTGACCGGCACCGAGGTTAAATCGCTGCGCGGTCATCGGGCCAATTTGCGCGACAGTTATGCGCGGGTCAAAAACGGGGAGATGTTTCTGCACGGCGTGCATATCGGCGCCTACGCGCCGGCAGGCCAATTCAGCCATCAGGAGACCCGGCCGCGGAAACTGTTACTGCATCGGCGCGAGATCGAGAGGCTATGGGGACGCGTGCGCGAACGCGGCTATTCGCTCGTCCCGTTGAAACTCTACTTCAAGAAAGGCCGCGCGAAAGTCGAGATCGGGCTGGCCAAGGGCAAGAAGCTGTACGATAAGCGTGAAGCGATCGCGCGCAAATCGACGGAGCGTGAGATGCAACGCGCCATCAAGACGCGCAGCCGCTAGGCAGGCGCTCAGCCCATCGGCGCAGCGTTAGCAGGCGAAGCGGGCACGATTGGCCGGCGCAAGTCGGCGACGAATTCCTCCAGCTCCTCTTTATTCAGACTCGAAGCCGCCCAATAGGTCATTCCGCCTGCGGTCCAATGCGCGAGGTTATAGCCGTCGTGCGTTTCGAGCGTTACCGGCGTCTCGCCGCCACTTGGTTGCGGCCATACGAAGACGTTGATCACATGCGCCCGGCGCTTATAGACGATCGCCGCCACCGGCCTATTGCCAAGATAATCGAGCCGCCCTCCGACAAGCTTGAAGCCCTGCGGAGTGAGGTCCTCGACGACCGGAGAAAAATCGAGTTTGCCCTCGAACCACGGCTTGACCGTATGCTGATCCGTGGAAATCACGTCAGTCAGATGATCAACCATCAGTGAGCGGACATGGTCGGCTACGACCTCACGCGCGATTTCCTCAGGCCCGGAGCCGCCGGCAAAAAAGCCGCCCTTAAACAGGATGACTATAAGAGCGACGGCCGCAGCCGCCGTGAGCAAGCCCCACTCGACGCGCGGTAAGGAGAAGCGCTGCCGATGAGCGGTGCCGCCACGAGCCTGCGCCATCGCGCGGATCCGATTCTCGAGGCGCGCTGGAGCCTCGTATCGATACGCCCCTTCGCTGATTCCCGCGCTGAGCGCCCGCACGGCCGCCGCCTCCGCGGCGCAGGCCGCGCAGCCGCCCAGGTGCTCCTCGATCTCGAGGCTGCGCGACAAATCGAGCTCACCATCGATATACGGATGGATCAGCACGCGGGCCTCCGCACAGGTCATCGTCACGACTCCTCGCGCGGCGCCATGCTCAGCGTCCGCTGCAGCCGTTTCCGCGCGCGCGCCAGTCGCGACATCACGGTGCCGAGCGGAACGCCGGCCACCTCGGCAATTTCCTTGTAGCTCAGCCCTTCCAGCTCACGCATCACCACGACCTCGCGGAACTCATCGGGGAGTTCGTCGAGCGCCCGATTGATGATCTCGCCGTCGCGGCTGTTGAGCAGAAGTCGCTCGGGGTCGAGGGTTTCGACCGGCGGCGAATGCAGATCCTCGTCGAATTCGGTTTCACGCTCGCGCCGACGATCGTGAGCGAAGCGCGAATAGCAGGTGTTGCGGACGATCTTGAGCAGCCAGACCTTGCCGTCGTTTCCGCGCAGGCCGCCGATAAACCTGAGCGCGCGGAGGCAGGCGTCCTGCACTACATCGTCAGCGTCAGCGTCGTTGCGCATAATCCAGCGCGCCAGATTGTAAGCGGCGTCCAGATGAGGCAACACGGCCTCTTCAAAGCGTTGTTCCTGTCGAGCCAATGGATGCGCTTTCCGGGTCTCATCTGACACCGCCGCATCGATGAGACCTGCTCTGCCGGGTTTTTATTCCCGCTTTCAAAAGTGACCCGCGGGTGGGAATTTATCGCGCTCGCGACGGTATTACCCGATGAAAGCGGTCTGACTTTACGCGCTGCTGAGCCCCAGGAAAAGGGCGCTCCACGCGAACGGACCGGCTGCTCATAGCAACGGAGGGTAACTAGATGAACGAAAAGATCGACCGGCGCGCATTTCTGCGAATCGCCGGAACCACGGTCGGAATCGGTGTACTTTACGAATTCGCGCCTTTTTTGGCGAGCGGCGCGAGAGCCGACCCGATCAGCGAATTCTACAAGCACGCCAACGGCGAAGCTCCGGCGAGCTTCAGCTTCGCGCAATTCAGCGATCCGCACGTCGGTTTCGAGGGGCCACCGGATCCGCTCGGCACCAAGGCCTTCGAAAACGCCGTGTCGCTGATCAACCGGGGTCCCCAGCGTCCCGACTTCGTGTTGTTCACCGGCGATTTGACCCATGACGTCGACGATCGCGATACCCACGCCCGCCGGATGGAATTGTTCAAGTCGATCGCCGGACGCATTAAGACCAACGCCATTCACACGGTCCCGGGCGAGAACGACGCGGCGCTCGACGGCGGCACGCTGTATCGCGAGCATTTCGGCGAAAGCCATTACTCCTTCGACCACAAGGGCGTCCATTTCGTCGCGCTCGACAACGTTTCGCGCGGCCATCCTGAGGTTGGCGCGGAACAGCTCGCCTGGCTCAAGACTGACGTCGCACGCTTTCCGAAGACCGCGCCGATCGTCGTCTTCACTCATCGCCCGCTGTTCGACCTCAAGCCCGAATGGGAATGGTTCACTGCCGATGGCGACGACGTGATGAACGCGCTCGCGCCTTACGAGAACGTCACGGTGCTTTACGGTCACATTCACCGCCACGACGTTCATCAGAGTGGCAAAGTGGGGCACTACGCGGCGCGATCTCTGATTTTCGCCTTCAACGATCCGGCGACTAGCGACGATAAGAAACAGCTTCCGTTCGACAAGGACGATCCCTTCAAGGACCTGGGAATCCGGTTAGTCGGGTCCCAGGGGACCGCCGAGCCGTCCGCGCCACTTGCGATCACGGACGTAGTAATGGCCAAGAATGAGTTTTCGGGCCTTTCGGGAATGCAACAAATGATCAAGGGCAACAATTCAATCGGTGGGAGTTCCTCCAATGATGCTGACTAGAAAATTCGCAGTTATAGGCTTAACGCTGGGCTTGATCTCGTGCGCGGCGACTGTATCCGTTCGCGCCGATGAGACTCCGCAGATCGTGAAGATCAGCGCGAGCAAATATCAGTTCACTCCCGATCACATTACGTTGGTGAAAGGCGAGCCGGTGACCCTCGAACTAACCAGCACCGATCGGACGCATGGCTTTATGATCCGCGCGCTCAAAATCGATTCGACGATCGAACCCGGCAGGACCACGAGCGTTACCGTCACTCCCGATGTCGTCGGGAACTTCAAGGCAATTTGTGATCACTACTGCGGACCCGGCCATGGTGGGATGAAAATGACTGTGGTGGTCGCAGAAAAGACTGCAAGTCGATAGCCGACGCTATGTGCAACAAAAAGGGGCGCGTCGTCAAGACGCGCCCCTTTGTAGTCAAACGATTGCAGCCTGGTTAGTTGACCTGGATTTTGACCGGCTTGGTCTCCGGCCGCTTCTCGACAGTGAGTTCGAGTACGCCGTCCTTATAAGATGCGCTCACCTTGTCGGCACTCGCATCTTCGGGCAGCTCGAAGGCGCGATGGATTCGACCGTAGCCGCGCTCCGCGACATGGACCCGCGCGTCGCTCGCCCATTCGGGACGCTTCCGCTCAGCCGCGATGATCAGGTTGCCATTCTCCACGCGCACATCGAATGAGTCATTCTTGAGACCGGGAATCTCGAAGTAGAAGTGATAGGCATCCTTCTCTTCGACGACATCGGTCGCCGGGCTGATGCGCCGCGGGGTCCCGTTCAATTCCGCCAACCATCCGTTAACTCCGCCGTTCATCCGGTTAAAGAGCCAGCCGTTCGCCGGCAATACGTTTTCGTGTCTAAGTTCCATCTGAATCCTCCGTCGGCTATGCCGATCATTTTTGAATTCAAGCTTGCGACCCGGACGCCCGATTCGTCGCAGCTTCTGCATGAAAGGTAAGTACGGATCGTCCGGCGTCAAGGGGAGCACCCGATCTGATAGTCGCGAAAGCCGGAACGCTACTAAGAGTTACTATCAGCAGGATTGGCGAGCAGGTTCGCCCGTTTGATTTCGGCCGCGAAGCGCCGCGCCATGGCGTGGTCGCCCAGTTGTTCTGCCAGGGCGCGTCCTTCTTCTAGTGCGACAATCGCGCGCGCTATTCTGCTGCGGCCGAGGAGCGCCCCGGCCTTACGAAAGATTTTGGCGTATTTGGCGCCTTTTTCGGCCGCATCCAATGGAATTTGATTCGCGCACGGAAACGTTCGATTCGATCCTAAACGGCGCCGTCTGGCTGGTCCAGCCGCGCGCGGGCTATCGTTTCTCGCTTGACGCGATCCTGCTCGCGAGCTTCGCACATCCGCGCCAACGCGACCGGCTGCTCGATCTCGGCGCCGGATGCGGCGTCATTGCCACGATCGTGGCCATCACCCGGCGGCCGCGCGAGGTCGTCGCGATCGAAATCCAGACCGACCTCGCCGAGCTTGCCCGGCGTAACTTCGCATTTAACCAACTCGCGCACGCAACTGCGATTGCGGCTGATTTGCGCGCGCGCAAGATCGCCGGGGCGGCGCCAGGCTCATTTGATTACGTCGTTGCCAACCCGCCCTATCATGCGCTCCGGAGAGGACGCGAAAGCCCGAATGCAAGCCGCCATGTAGCTCGCGGCGCCGGCGGCGCGAGCATTCGCGATTTCATCGCGGCCGCATCGCGCTACGCAACCGGCAACGGCCGCGTCGCGATGATCTTTCCGGCGAGTCGCTGCGCCGATCTGCTCGTCGAGCTGAGAGCCAAATCGCTCGAGCCCAAGCGACTCAGGTTCGTCCAGCCGTATGCGGAGAGTCCGGCGACCTTGATTATGGTTGAAGCGCGCAAGGGCGCTGGGGTCGAGGGCAAAGTTGCACCGCCGCTGATCGTTTGGCAAAAACCTGGCGTATATACTGACGAAGCCCGCGGCATTCTTGACGACGCTGGCGCGAATCCGTTCGCCAAGGTATGGGGCCGCGTTTGATCAGCGTTAGGCCGCGCTGAAGAACTCAACTGCCAGGCGTGCGATCTCCTCAGGCTGCTCCATCGGCAGCAGATGGCCTCCGCCCGGAATCACTACGATTCGCCTATGCGATGCGCTCTGAGCGATGCGCTCGGCAAATCCGATCCCGGGGCTGTCGCTCTTCTCGCCAAAAACGAGTAACGCCGGTATCTTGTCCGCGAGGATGTGCTGGAGTCCGTCGAAGTCGCGCGCGGTCTGATAGAGCCGGGCTTCGACCTCCGGCGTGCATCTGAGGAGGCGCCTGCCGCCCGCATCCGACCGGGTTCCGTACTCGCAGTAGTCGTGGAGGATGTCCGCGCGCCACGCTGAGTAGCCGGGTTTGCTCGCGAAGTTTGCATACATCGCGGCGAGACTGTCGAACGCGGGCTTGCGCTTGAGCGTGCGCTCGTAAAGCTCGCTCGGACGCTCACGCGGGTCGCTCTTGTCGACAATCACCGGCTCGACCAGTATCGCGCGCGCGATCAGGTCCGGCCGGCGATCGGCGATGGCGGCGATCGCGGTCGCGCCCGCCGAGTGGCCGAACGCTCGCACCCCGCGCAGCCTCATCTGCTCGAGAAAAGCCTCGAGGTCGTCCGCTGTGCGATACCATGAAATCTCTTCGAGCGCCGGCGCATCACTGCCGCCATGCCCGAGCTGATCGTAACTGTAGACCCGGCCGAGCGGGCGGAGCGCCTGCGCAATCGGCCGATAGAGGCGTCCCAGGAATCCGGTCGCATGAAGGATCAGGATCGGCGGACCGTCGCCACCCCAGTCGAGGTACTGCAAGTTTGCGCCATTAACGCGGAGGTATCCGCTCACGGGATCATCCGGAAACTTCTCAATAGCCATCGTGACGTAAATACTAGGAGACGGCTGACGCCGAGCAAACCCGGCTGGTGCCTTATAACTCTGAATAACCTGCGTTGCTTGCCGTGAACCTTTAGGCTTATCTCATCGAGATGAATCGGCTGATAGTGCGCTCCAAATATCTATACGATGGCGAGCAGAAATTCTTCGCGCGCGGCGTCTCCTACGGGCCCTTTACTCCGAATTCACGCGGCGAGCGTTATCCGGAGCCGGAGCGCGCCGCCGCCGACTTCGCGCTGATGCGCGGGCTGGGCGTCAACGTCGTGCGCACCTATGTGCCGCCGCCGCCCTGGATGTTCGAGCTCGCCGCTCGACACGAGTTGCGCATGATGGTCGGGATGCCGTGGCCGTTCCACATGGCGTTTCTCGATTCGCCCGAGATGGCGCGCGACATTCGGCGCACGATCAGCGACGGCGTCCGCACGATGAAAGAGTTTGCAGAGGTGATTTTCGCCTACAGCCTTGGCAACGAAATTCGCTCCGACATCGTGCGTTGGCACGGACCGCGCGCGGTCAATCGGTTTCTGCGCGAACTTTACGACCTCGGCAAGCAAGCCGACCCGCAGGGTCTCTTCACCTACTCGAATTATCCGTCGGCGGAATATCTGGAACTCAACTTTCTCGACCTCGTGTGCTTCAACGTTTATCTCCATCGCGAGACGGACTTCCGTCGCTACCTGACTCATCTGCTCGTGACGACGCAGGATCGCCCGCTGGTCCTGAGCGAGACCGGCATGGACACCCTGCGCGAGGGCGAGGGGCATCAGGCAGAACTTCTGCGCTGGCAGGCGCGGGCGGCCTTCGAGCTGGGACTGTCGGGCTTCATCGTTTTCGCCTTCACCGATGAATGGCACACGGGCGGTGCGGAAATCACCGATTGGGCCTTTGGCCTGGTGACGCGGGAGCGCCAACCGAAGCAGGCGTTCGCCGCGATCGCGCAAGTCTTCGCCGGCGCGTTGCCGCCGCCACTCGCCGCTCTCCCGAAGGCCTCCGTAGTGGTCTGCGCCTACAACGCCGCGGCGACCCTCGCTGCCTGTCTCGAATCACTGAAGCATCTGAATTATCCGGATTACGAAGTTATCGTCGTCGACGACGGCTCGACCGACGCGACCGCGCAAATCGCACAAAGCGCGGGTGCGCGGCTGCTGAAACTCGATCATCGCGGACTGAGCGCGGCGCGCAACGCCGGAATTGCCGCGGCGGATGGACGCATCGTGGCGTTTATTGACGCCGACGCCGAAGCCGATTCCGACTGGTTGTATCATCTCGTCGAGACCATTTTGCGCCGCGACCTGGCCGCGGCGGGCGGTCAGAATTTTCCACCACTTGCCGTCACGGCGACGCAGGCCGCGATCGCGGCGGCGCCGGGTCTGCCGCGCGAGGTTCGCGCCGGCGACGACACGCTCGATCAGGTCTGCGGCTGCAGCATGGCGCTGGACAAAACTCGGCTGGGCGGCGCGGCGCCGTTCGACGACACTTTCAGGACCGCCGGCGATGACGTTGACTTCTCGTGGCGGCTGCGTGAGCGCGGACTGCAACTGGCGTACGCGCCCGCCGCGATCGTGATCCATCGGCGGCGACCGACGATGAGCGCCTATCTGCGTCAGCAGATTGGTTACGGTCAGGCGGAGGCTGTCCTCGCGCGGAAATATCCGAATCGCGGGAGCGCGCAAGTTTACGGCGCCGGCGGGCGGTTCGCGCGATGGTTCGGGGCTGGCGCGCGGGTTTACTACGGCGCGTTCGGCCGCGGCCTCTTCCAGAGCCTCTATCGCGGCGCTGATTTTCCGCTCGCGTTGCAGGCGCCGCTCCATTTTTCCTGGTTGATAATTTCCGCGATACTCTTGCTCCAGGGGCTCCTGGCGCACGACGCTTTGGCGGTCGTTGGCGCGATCGGGCTCGCGGCGATGCTCGCGAGTGCGATCGCGTGGGCCGCCGTCACGCCTATGCCGCGCGGAATGGCGATCGCGGTGCGCATCCGGCTCGCGATGCTCTGCCTTCTGGGTCCGTTGGTGCGTAGCTACGCGCGAGACTTTCGCTATGCTCGCGCGCCCCTGGATATTTCGGCGGATCCGGCGCCCTCCAGGCCCGGATGGAAGAGAAGTGGCAGCGTCGCCTTCGCCCATATCCTCGCCGACCCCAGCGACGAGTTGGCCGTCGAGCAGCTCACCGGGCTGCTCCGCGCCGCTCTGCTCAGACGCGGCGCGACCGTAGCGCTGACGGACGGCTATCAGCCCTACGATCTGCAGGTCCGCACGGCCAACGGCGCCACCGCCGCACTCAACCTGCTCAATGCCCGCGACGGCCGCATCGTTGTCGGATGGAAGCTCGGGGCACAGCCGGCGGTCGCCGCCTGGCGTTTCGGCGTCCTGGTGATCGTCGTCGCCGCGGTTTTCTACTTCAGCGCCGGCCCTTACCTCGCGATTCTCGCAGCAGTTCTTGGCGCAATGGCGATCACCACGCTCTTCGTTCTTGATGCGCGACACCTTCCGCCATTGATCGAGCTCGCGGTGCGTGAGGCGGGAGCAGTTCATGCGGCAGGCTTCGTCCCCGAACGGAACGGCCCTCGATGAAAGAACTCGCGCTTTACCGCGAAGTGTTCCGCCGGATGCGCCCGCATCTGCGCACGCTGCTCGTCGTCATCCTGAGCGTGGGCGCGACCAGTCTGATCGAAGTGGCCAAGCCGTGGCCGCTCAAGATCGTAATCGACAATGTGCTGAAGGGCGTGCCGCTGGCGGCGACGCGCTGGACGCCGTCGCTCGCGGGCGCCCATCTGCTGATCGCCGCCTGCCTCGTGCTGGTCGTGCTTTACCTGACGCTCGGCGTCCTCAACGTGCTCAACAACTACGTTACGATCGCAGTCGGACAGCGGATGGTGAACGAGCTGCGCACGCAGATGTTCGACCGCTTGCAGCGCTTCTCGCTCTCTTTCCATCGCCGGCGCGAAGTCGGCGATCTGATGGTCCGGATCGCGTACGACAGCATGTCGCTGCAGACGATCGCGATGAACGGAATCTTTCCCGTGCTGTCCGCGAGCGTGATGCTGGTTGCAATGTTCGTCGTGATGATCCGCATGGACGCGATCCTCACGCTCGCCGCCCTCGGCGTTGTGCCGATCTTGTTCATCCTGATCGCCGGCGTCAGCCAACGGATCGATCGGCTCGCGAGCGGCGCACGCATCAAGGAGAGCCAGCTCTATACGGTCGCTCATCAGGCGCTCTCCTCGATACACGTCGTGCAGGCCTTCACGCGGGAAAACGAGTCGCTCAACGAGTTCGTGCAATCGAGCCGCGAGAGCCTGGGCGAGTCACTCAAGCTTTACGTCTTTCAGACTATTTACGCCGGCGGCGTTAACGCGCTGATTGCGGTCGGCACCGCGCTGGTCATCTACATTGGCGCGCTGCACGTGCTCAGCGGCGAGCTGACAGTCGGCGACTTGATCGTCTTCACGACCTACCTCGCGTCGCTCTATCTGCCGGTCAACCAGATGTTTCAAACCTACGGCATGATTCAGGGCGCGAAGGCCGGGTTGCGTCGATGCTTCGAGCTGGTCGAGCTCGAACCGGAGATCAAGGACCGGCCGGGCGCCCGCACGCTCCCCCGCGTCCGCGGCGATGTCGAGTTCGATGACGTGGTCTTCGGCTACGAGCGCAGCGCGCCCGTCTTGAAGGGGATCAGTTTCAAGGTGCGCGCCGGGCAGACAGTCGCAATCGTCGGGCCCAGCGGCGCCGGCAAAACCACGATGGCGACCCTGCTGATGCGCTTCTATGAACCTGACCGCGGCGCGATCCGGATCGACGGCGTCGATACGCGCGAGGCCACATTGCGGTCGCTGCGCGGCAATATCGCGATGGTGATCCAGCCGCCGCTGGTGCTGGCGGCGACGATTCGGGCCAATCTCGCGATCGGACGGCCGGACGCGACCGCACGCGAGTTGGAGCAGGCGGCGACCGCGGCGCGGCTCGACGGGCTGATCGCGAAATTGACCGCGGGCCTCGACGAACTCGTCGGCCAGGGCGGCCACAGCTTGTCCGAGGGCGAGGGGCAGCGCGTCACGATCGCGCGGGCGCTGCTCAAGGACGCGCCGATTCTGATCATGGACGAACCCACGAGCGCGCTCGACGCGGAAACCGAAGTCCTGGTGATGGCGGCGGTGCGTGCCGCGATGCGCGAACGCACCACCCTGGTGATCGCCCATCGGCTATCGACGATCCAGAACGCGGATCTGATCCTCGTCCTGCGTGACGGCACGATCGCCGAGCAAGGTACTTTCGAGGAATTGCTCGCGCGCGGCGGCTTTTTCAGCCATCTTTACGACTTGCAGTCGTGGACCCGGCAGGCTGGCTAGGCGGAGCAAAAGGAGCGAGTCTGCGAGCCGTGCTCAGAGAATCGAGCAGTAATCTGAGGGATCAAACCTTGCGACGAGCCGACAGTTTCTATTCCAAGGGCGAGTGGATGCTCACGATCGGACTGACCGGAGGAATCGGGTCGGGTAAGAGCACCGTGACCAAAATTCTCGCCGAACTCGGCGCACCGATTATCGACGCCGACAAGGTCGGTCACACAATCTACGCGCCGGACGGTCCCGCCTATCCGGATATGCTCGCCGCCTTCGGTGAAGGCATCCTCGCGCCGGACCGCACGATCGATCGCAAGAAGCTCGGCCCGATCGTCTTTGCCGACCCGGCCGCGCTGAAGCGGCTCAACGCGATCGTCCATCCGAAGATGTTCGCGCGGATGCGCGAGATGGTCGACGCGATGCGCGCTGCGGGCGAGCGCAAGCCCATCGTGATCGAGGCCGCGGTGCTGATCGAAGCGAATTGGCAGCCGTTGTTTGACGAGATCTGGCTGGTCGTCGCGGCCAAAGAACGCGTGATCGAGCGCGTCGAACTCGAACGCGGACTCAAGCCCGAGCAGACCGAGGCGCGCATCCGCGCCCAGCTCTCCGACGAGGAACGGCGCCGTCACGCTAGCGAGGTCATCAACAACGACGGCACGATCGGGGAGCTTCGGGAGAAAATCGCGAAGCTATGGAAGTCGGCGCTCGCCCAAACCGCTTGAGAGGCGGGATGCACCGGCTGACCGGCATGGCTAGAATAAGCCGGTATGCATTGGACCACCGACCGCATCCGCCAGTCATTTCTGGATTTCTTCAAGGACAAAGGACATGAGATTGTTCCGTCGGCCTCGCTGATCCCGCACGGCGACCCGACCCTGCTCTTCACCAACGCTGGCATGGTCCCCTTCAAGGACTATTTCCTCGGCGTGAGGACGCCCACGTCGAAGCGCGTCGCCGATTGCCAAAAATGCCTGCGCATCTCCGGCAAGCACAACGACCTCGAGGCGGTCGGCCGTGACAGTTACCATCACACGTTTTTCGAGATGCTTGGGAACTGGTCGTTCGGCGACTACTACAAGGAAGAGGCGATCGCGTTCCATTGGGAGCTCGTGACCAAGGTCTGGGGCATCCCCAAGGAGCTGCTCTGGGCGACCGTCTATCAGGACGACGACGAGGCCGAAGCGGCCTGGCTCAAACTTAAAGTATTACCTAAAGATCGTATCCTGCGCTGCGGCGCGAAGGACAATTTTTGGGAGATGGGCGAGACCGGCCCGTGCGGTCCCTGCTCGGAGATTCATATCGATCGCGACGTCGAGGCGGCGAAGTTCTGCACGCACGAGCCGGGTAAGTGCGCGGTCAACGTCGATGGTTGCGCGCGCTTTATCGAGCTCGGCAACCTGGTTTTCATCCAGTACAACCGTGACGCCTCCGGCAAACTGACACCGCTGCCGATGAAGCACGTCGATACCGGCACCGGCCTCGAACGCATCGCGTCTGTA
It includes:
- a CDS encoding alkaline phosphatase family protein — protein: MAVFAAGAAHAGSADKPANPEAVTTTTPIKHVVLIIGENRTFDHVFGTFVPKAGQTVSNLLSKGIVNADGSPGPNFSLAQQWQASDTTTYSINPAKTSVYSVLPDVNTDGTPTAPLFSTVAAAEAVEPALQLADYVELTTGGSGLPSHSIDTRFGASPQDLPNGPFDITHFITYDDYAGSPVHRFFQMWQQLDCDITKATAANPSGCQEDLFPWVEDTIGAGSNGNPQPVPFTDETTNEGSIAMGFYNVAAGDESYFDTLAHQYALSDNYHQAIEGGTGANHLAIGYGQGVFYADSNGNPATPPANQIENPDPQAGTNNYYTQDGYGGGSYINCADSTQPGVSSVTSYLNSLPYKTWRDCAKGAYYLVNNYNPGYLGNGTPAPLGPTDYTIPPTQQKNIGTLLTAHGISWKYYGEGWAKGAETGEASSFCNICDPFLYSTQIMTNPRLRANNQDIQNLYEDIRKGKLPSVSIVKPDGYLDGHPASSKFELFEGFTKKIIDNVKANPALWGDTAILITVDEGGGYYDSGYVQPIDAFGDGTRIPMLAVSPFSKGVGMAHSYADHVSFAKFVEANWAVPTISPSSRDNLPNPTQAAGSYAPTNAPAIGDLMDMFRFPS
- the smpB gene encoding SsrA-binding protein SmpB, with amino-acid sequence MAREKAQRPSADGYDLIVDNRKARHDFFIEEALEAGMALTGTEVKSLRGHRANLRDSYARVKNGEMFLHGVHIGAYAPAGQFSHQETRPRKLLLHRREIERLWGRVRERGYSLVPLKLYFKKGRAKVEIGLAKGKKLYDKREAIARKSTEREMQRAIKTRSR
- a CDS encoding anti-sigma factor, whose translation is MTCAEARVLIHPYIDGELDLSRSLEIEEHLGGCAACAAEAAAVRALSAGISEGAYRYEAPARLENRIRAMAQARGGTAHRQRFSLPRVEWGLLTAAAAVALIVILFKGGFFAGGSGPEEIAREVVADHVRSLMVDHLTDVISTDQHTVKPWFEGKLDFSPVVEDLTPQGFKLVGGRLDYLGNRPVAAIVYKRRAHVINVFVWPQPSGGETPVTLETHDGYNLAHWTAGGMTYWAASSLNKEELEEFVADLRRPIVPASPANAAPMG
- a CDS encoding sigma-70 family RNA polymerase sigma factor yields the protein MARQEQRFEEAVLPHLDAAYNLARWIMRNDADADDVVQDACLRALRFIGGLRGNDGKVWLLKIVRNTCYSRFAHDRRRERETEFDEDLHSPPVETLDPERLLLNSRDGEIINRALDELPDEFREVVVMRELEGLSYKEIAEVAGVPLGTVMSRLARARKRLQRTLSMAPREES
- a CDS encoding metallophosphoesterase; this encodes MNEKIDRRAFLRIAGTTVGIGVLYEFAPFLASGARADPISEFYKHANGEAPASFSFAQFSDPHVGFEGPPDPLGTKAFENAVSLINRGPQRPDFVLFTGDLTHDVDDRDTHARRMELFKSIAGRIKTNAIHTVPGENDAALDGGTLYREHFGESHYSFDHKGVHFVALDNVSRGHPEVGAEQLAWLKTDVARFPKTAPIVVFTHRPLFDLKPEWEWFTADGDDVMNALAPYENVTVLYGHIHRHDVHQSGKVGHYAARSLIFAFNDPATSDDKKQLPFDKDDPFKDLGIRLVGSQGTAEPSAPLAITDVVMAKNEFSGLSGMQQMIKGNNSIGGSSSNDAD
- a CDS encoding cupredoxin domain-containing protein — protein: MMLTRKFAVIGLTLGLISCAATVSVRADETPQIVKISASKYQFTPDHITLVKGEPVTLELTSTDRTHGFMIRALKIDSTIEPGRTTSVTVTPDVVGNFKAICDHYCGPGHGGMKMTVVVAEKTASR
- a CDS encoding Hsp20/alpha crystallin family protein, with the translated sequence MELRHENVLPANGWLFNRMNGGVNGWLAELNGTPRRISPATDVVEEKDAYHFYFEIPGLKNDSFDVRVENGNLIIAAERKRPEWASDARVHVAERGYGRIHRAFELPEDASADKVSASYKDGVLELTVEKRPETKPVKIQVN
- a CDS encoding methyltransferase, with the translated sequence MEFDSRTETFDSILNGAVWLVQPRAGYRFSLDAILLASFAHPRQRDRLLDLGAGCGVIATIVAITRRPREVVAIEIQTDLAELARRNFAFNQLAHATAIAADLRARKIAGAAPGSFDYVVANPPYHALRRGRESPNASRHVARGAGGASIRDFIAAASRYATGNGRVAMIFPASRCADLLVELRAKSLEPKRLRFVQPYAESPATLIMVEARKGAGVEGKVAPPLIVWQKPGVYTDEARGILDDAGANPFAKVWGRV
- a CDS encoding alpha/beta hydrolase, yielding MAIEKFPDDPVSGYLRVNGANLQYLDWGGDGPPILILHATGFLGRLYRPIAQALRPLGRVYSYDQLGHGGSDAPALEEISWYRTADDLEAFLEQMRLRGVRAFGHSAGATAIAAIADRRPDLIARAILVEPVIVDKSDPRERPSELYERTLKRKPAFDSLAAMYANFASKPGYSAWRADILHDYCEYGTRSDAGGRRLLRCTPEVEARLYQTARDFDGLQHILADKIPALLVFGEKSDSPGIGFAERIAQSASHRRIVVIPGGGHLLPMEQPEEIARLAVEFFSAA